DNA from Rhizobacter sp. J219:
GCGCATACGCGCGAGCGCCTCGGCCGGCTCGACGTGGTGGTCAACAACGCCGCCATCGACATCACCGTGCCCATCTCCGGATTCAGTAGCACCGACTGGGAACGCGTGGTGCTGACCAATCTCACCGGCCCCTTCCTCATGGCCAAGCACGCCGCAGCCGCGATGGGGCCGAAGACGGCCTCAGGCGGGGGCGGCCACATCGTCAACATCGCCTCCACCGGCTCCAAGCGCGCCTGGCCCAACGCCGCCGCGTACCACGCGACGAAGTGGGGGCTGCTCGGCCTGTCGCACGCGCTGCACGCCGAGCTGCGCCCGCAGGGCATCAAGGTCTCGGCGGTGGTGGCCGGCGGCATGCGCACGCCTTTCCTGCTCGATCGCTTCCCCGACATCGACCCGGCCGCGCTGCAGGACCCGCTCAACGTGGCCCACGCCGTGCGGTTCGTGCTCACGCAGCCCGACGAGACGGTGGTGCCCGAGATCACCGTGCTGCCGATGCAGGAGACCTCCTGGCCCTGATGGCTGCTCGCCCGCACCAGCCTGACGACCTGGTGCTTCTCAAGCCACGCCACTCGGCCTTTTTGCAACCCCGCTCGACCTGGTGCTGTCACAGATGCACGCCCGCAACGTGGTACTCACCGGCCTCGCGGCCGACGTCTGCGTGCTCAAGGCCGACGTGCACCGCTCGTCAGCAGGCCCGAAGTTCGGCTGAACGGCACGCCATTTGCCTCGACCGTGCTTGCTGGCCGCTGTGGCAGCACTCGCGAGGACGCCTGCCACCCATGATCACGCCTGGGCCCGACACCGACTTTCATGGCTGCTCCCAGCAGCAGACGGGCGAGGTGCTGGCCGAAGGCATCGTGCGCGGCGGCCCGCCACCGGCGAGGGGCTCATGACACCGAGGATTTCCGTTGTCATTCCCACCTACAGACGCCCGCAGCTGCTGCTGCGC
Protein-coding regions in this window:
- a CDS encoding SDR family oxidoreductase yields the protein MSHTPTLQGRCVIVTGGSRGLGAAIAQVLGEAGALLVIADLALERAEDRVAMLAENGIKALAMPLDVGDEEQVRQVIAHTRERLGRLDVVVNNAAIDITVPISGFSSTDWERVVLTNLTGPFLMAKHAAAAMGPKTASGGGGHIVNIASTGSKRAWPNAAAYHATKWGLLGLSHALHAELRPQGIKVSAVVAGGMRTPFLLDRFPDIDPAALQDPLNVAHAVRFVLTQPDETVVPEITVLPMQETSWP